The Sphingopyxis fribergensis genome contains a region encoding:
- a CDS encoding helix-turn-helix transcriptional regulator gives MPVSERIIRLPTVLNRTGLSRSTLYRKIAEGTFPAQVQISVHGAGWWESAINRWIADPPGYRAENDNRPMGDGPV, from the coding sequence ATGCCCGTCTCCGAAAGGATCATCCGCCTACCGACCGTTCTCAATCGTACCGGACTGTCACGTTCCACCCTCTATCGTAAGATCGCCGAAGGCACCTTCCCGGCGCAGGTGCAGATCAGCGTCCATGGTGCGGGGTGGTGGGAGTCGGCCATCAATCGGTGGATAGCCGACCCGCCTGGCTACCGCGCCGAAAATGACAATCGGCCCATGGGCGATGGGCCGGTATGA